A single genomic interval of Festucalex cinctus isolate MCC-2025b chromosome 16, RoL_Fcin_1.0, whole genome shotgun sequence harbors:
- the mrpl52 gene encoding large ribosomal subunit protein mL52 translates to MSFRVTWWPFVVNAGNMAAPIRMSILCFSALRHSFRELSTTRGAQGGQKWRLEHGLARSGSEYGPLTDLPDWSFADGRPAPPMKGMLRRRQEREELARRIVMLDAEVDRGIESWRERGEEAQRMEEHKRSLLLKPKGKLLKKKKEPHSEN, encoded by the exons ATGTCTTTTCGCGTCACCTGGTGGCCATTTGTTGTAAATGCAGGCAACATGGCTGCCCCCATAAGGATGTCCATATTGTGTTTCTCCG CGTTAAGACACTCATTCCGGGAGTTGAGCACGACCCGGGGAGCCCAAGGCGGACAAAAGTGGAGGCTCGA GCATGGACTTGCACGCAGTGGCAGCGAATATGGACCTCTAACAGATCTACCTGATTGGTCATTTGCAG ATGGCAGGCCAGCACCACCAATGAAGGGCATGTTGAGGAGAAGGCAGGAGAGGGAAGAATTGGCa AGGCGCATCGTGATGCTCGATGCCGAGGTCGATCGAGGCATTGAGTCGTGGCGGGAAAGGGGAGAAGAAGCTCAAAGAATGGAGGAGCACAAAAGGTCTCTGCTGCTCAAACCTAAAGGGAAGCTactaaagaagaaaaaggagccTCACAGTGAGAACTAG